In Methanothrix sp., a genomic segment contains:
- a CDS encoding S9 family peptidase translates to MASGRRIQAHAIGHKPSPLLAALFGLLLILSSAPARAEQLQDVSEDSLNLTFLMLQKLSGTAAAGADLYSNGGEDGLKLISRQLLFGIPERVGVQISPDGSWLSYLSAESGFFNIWIAPVNRLPAASEGRWTLKPDLSSARPLTNETIRGIESYFWADTGRHIIFSLDTFGDENWHIYSLDIETGERLDLTPYGNVSAYVLATSNEIPEEILVGINERDREYHDLYQINITTGMRSLVLRNDRFAGFLAGDDLRVLLAVDVMADGIEYLQTDGIGSWKPFMKIDYLDSATTYPLGFDRKEDILYMAEGRGRDTAALTSWNLRTGRTEILAQDPSSDLGWVLFHPTSPIVQAVSFEYYRHNWTVLDESIRPDLEYLQQLNPGDLMVTSRTSDDSIWIAGFISDSAPARYYLYDRRGRVAEPLFSANRMQERLPLSKMHCVTIRSRDGLDMVSYLSLPPWTDEDGDGMPNEPLPMVLYVHGGPWTRDSWGFDETHQLLANRGYAVLSVNFRGSSGFGKRFINAGDGEWGGKMEEDLLDAVRWSIEKGIADPDRIAILGLSYGGYAALSALANTGGLFACGVDICGPSNLTSFLLTLPEYWNPSLEVKLRRVGDYRTEEGRRMLDERSPLSRADRIERPLLIAQGANDPRVKRNESEQIVRALVERGVPVTYALFPDEGHGFVRPGNGLAFYALTEAFLAEHLGGRYEPIGPALNGSSITVPVGADQIPGLAQALAHKSP, encoded by the coding sequence TTGGCCAGTGGGAGAAGAATCCAGGCCCATGCGATCGGACATAAACCCTCCCCTCTTCTGGCCGCCCTTTTCGGACTGCTGCTGATCCTCTCCTCGGCCCCGGCCAGGGCAGAGCAGCTGCAGGATGTATCTGAGGATTCCCTGAACCTGACCTTTCTGATGCTGCAAAAGCTCAGTGGCACAGCAGCAGCAGGCGCAGACCTGTATAGCAATGGGGGCGAGGACGGCCTCAAGCTCATCTCTCGCCAGCTGTTGTTCGGCATTCCGGAGAGGGTTGGGGTTCAGATCAGCCCTGATGGCAGCTGGCTCAGCTATCTCTCGGCGGAGAGCGGTTTTTTCAACATCTGGATAGCTCCTGTGAACAGGCTCCCTGCCGCCTCTGAGGGGAGATGGACCCTGAAGCCCGATCTATCCTCGGCCCGGCCGCTCACCAATGAGACCATTCGGGGCATTGAGAGCTACTTTTGGGCCGACACCGGCCGCCATATCATCTTCTCCCTGGACACCTTCGGGGATGAGAACTGGCATATCTACTCACTGGACATAGAGACCGGAGAGAGGCTGGACCTCACCCCTTACGGCAACGTCAGCGCATATGTGCTGGCCACGAGCAACGAGATTCCCGAGGAGATTTTAGTGGGCATAAACGAGAGGGATCGGGAGTATCACGACCTGTATCAGATCAACATCACCACTGGAATGAGAAGCCTCGTCCTGAGGAATGACCGGTTTGCTGGATTTCTGGCCGGCGATGATCTAAGGGTCCTCCTGGCGGTTGATGTGATGGCGGACGGCATTGAGTACCTGCAGACTGACGGCATAGGCTCCTGGAAGCCCTTCATGAAGATAGATTACTTGGATAGCGCCACCACTTACCCCCTGGGCTTCGACAGGAAGGAAGATATTCTCTATATGGCTGAGGGCCGGGGCAGAGATACTGCAGCGCTGACATCCTGGAATCTGCGGACAGGAAGAACTGAGATCCTGGCCCAGGACCCCAGCTCAGACCTGGGCTGGGTCCTCTTCCATCCCACAAGCCCCATCGTTCAGGCGGTGAGCTTCGAGTATTACCGGCATAACTGGACGGTCCTGGACGAGTCCATTCGCCCTGATCTGGAGTATCTGCAGCAGCTCAACCCCGGTGACCTGATGGTCACCTCTCGCACCTCAGACGATAGCATCTGGATTGCCGGATTCATAAGCGACTCTGCTCCTGCCAGGTATTATCTGTACGACAGGAGGGGCAGGGTCGCTGAGCCTCTCTTCAGCGCCAATAGGATGCAGGAGAGGCTGCCCCTCTCAAAGATGCATTGTGTAACCATAAGGTCCAGGGATGGCCTGGATATGGTCAGCTATCTCTCCCTCCCTCCCTGGACGGATGAGGATGGTGACGGAATGCCAAATGAACCCCTTCCCATGGTGCTGTATGTTCATGGCGGGCCCTGGACGAGAGACTCCTGGGGCTTTGACGAGACCCATCAGCTCCTGGCCAACCGGGGATATGCCGTCCTCAGCGTGAACTTCCGCGGATCTTCGGGATTCGGCAAGAGGTTCATCAACGCCGGGGATGGCGAATGGGGAGGGAAGATGGAGGAGGATCTATTAGATGCCGTCCGCTGGTCGATTGAGAAGGGGATTGCAGATCCGGACCGGATCGCTATATTGGGGCTAAGCTATGGCGGCTATGCCGCACTGTCTGCACTGGCCAATACTGGAGGGCTCTTCGCCTGTGGAGTGGACATCTGCGGCCCCTCCAATCTCACCTCATTCCTTCTCACCCTCCCCGAGTACTGGAACCCCTCCCTGGAGGTCAAGCTCCGGAGGGTAGGCGACTACAGAACTGAGGAGGGCAGAAGGATGCTGGATGAGCGCTCCCCCCTCTCCCGGGCTGACCGGATCGAAAGGCCCCTATTGATCGCTCAGGGGGCGAATGATCCGCGGGTGAAGAGGAACGAGTCAGAGCAGATCGTCAGGGCCCTGGTGGAGAGGGGCGTCCCGGTGACTTATGCCCTCTTTCCTGATGAGGGTCACGGCTTTGTCCGGCCGGGAAACGGCCTGGCCTTCTATGCCCTCACCGAGGCCTTCCTGGCAGAGCACCTGGGGGGAAGGTACGAGCCCATAGGCCCGGCCCTGAACGGCTCGTCCATCACCGTCCCGGTGGGGGCGGATCAGATACCAGGACTGGCTCAGGCTCTGGCCCATAAGAGCCCTTGA
- a CDS encoding FtsX-like permease family protein, with protein MFELDIALRHMLTNRRGTAFTLLSVAIAVAIIIMSLGMTESVSSQIIENTVNKNPHILVGPKEGESYINMYRSLSSQLRSHPGVSALSPRLVGQGAARFQDNVQSVEFVGVNPGLEDQLMKVQQSAISGDFSQLRFNKRGAFLGSRLAQNLNIREGGDFHLHLKNDSLRLKVMGIMEKGTIKDQTLVYISLDTAQELLEEGDVVTEIGVRLSDYTQAPAMAREWNEISQYEATSWQDFSPEIARFVGNQGVTNILFYMFIFLISAFVIANTTIMVVSKRKREIGILMAMGTRRRSILMIFLLENVLISLPAGALGAALGYAAARAIALLPMNVTSAAAGDGRIVIDPRPEYFALALLFALSLNLISGLYPAYSAASLDPVEAIGSE; from the coding sequence ATGTTCGAGCTGGATATTGCCCTGAGGCATATGCTGACCAATAGGAGAGGCACGGCCTTCACTCTGCTCTCAGTGGCTATAGCTGTGGCAATTATCATCATGTCCCTGGGTATGACTGAGAGCGTGAGCAGCCAGATCATAGAGAACACTGTGAACAAGAACCCCCATATCCTGGTAGGCCCCAAGGAGGGCGAGAGCTACATCAATATGTACCGCTCTCTCTCCAGTCAGCTCCGCTCTCATCCTGGGGTCTCTGCCCTCTCCCCCCGGCTGGTGGGACAGGGTGCAGCCCGTTTCCAGGACAATGTGCAATCGGTGGAGTTTGTGGGGGTCAATCCCGGTCTGGAGGACCAGCTGATGAAGGTTCAGCAGTCGGCCATCTCCGGGGACTTCTCTCAGCTGAGGTTCAATAAGAGGGGGGCATTTCTGGGGTCCAGGCTGGCCCAGAATCTCAATATCAGAGAAGGAGGAGACTTCCATCTCCACCTTAAGAACGACTCCCTCCGGCTGAAGGTGATGGGCATAATGGAGAAGGGGACGATCAAGGACCAGACCCTGGTCTACATATCCTTGGACACTGCCCAGGAGCTGCTGGAGGAGGGTGATGTGGTAACTGAGATTGGTGTGAGGCTCTCGGACTACACCCAGGCCCCGGCCATGGCCAGGGAGTGGAATGAGATCAGCCAGTATGAGGCCACCAGTTGGCAGGATTTCAGCCCGGAGATCGCCAGGTTCGTGGGAAACCAGGGGGTCACCAATATACTCTTCTACATGTTCATATTCTTAATATCAGCCTTCGTCATAGCCAATACCACAATAATGGTGGTGAGCAAACGGAAGCGGGAGATTGGGATACTTATGGCCATGGGAACGAGAAGGCGCTCTATACTGATGATATTCTTGCTGGAGAATGTGCTCATCAGCCTGCCGGCGGGAGCCCTGGGGGCAGCCCTGGGCTATGCTGCCGCCCGGGCGATAGCTCTTCTCCCCATGAATGTGACCAGCGCAGCAGCAGGAGATGGCAGGATAGTAATCGATCCCAGGCCAGAGTACTTCGCCCTTGCCCTGCTCTTCGCCCTCTCTTTGAACCTCATCTCCGGGCTCTATCCAGCATATTCAGCAGCAAGTCTCGACCCGGTGGAGGCGATTGGCAGTGAATAA
- a CDS encoding ABC transporter ATP-binding protein, whose product MNNRDDDIIVLKDLSKIYGDGVQVRALDGISLRIKAGEFVAIVGPSGSGKSTLLNMIGLLDTPSQGHITLKGIDVSRASPDERARLRNQELGFVFQYHHLIPEFTALENVMMPMLIANKSKAEAHLRAEELLASVGLGDRLHSRPNQLSGGQNQRVAVARALANDPSIVIGDELTGNLDTKSSQLIYNLLRELNRKINQTFILVTHDMTLAEKTDRILRIVDGKIVCEMKRAGEDFVTTDYCERAE is encoded by the coding sequence GTGAATAACAGAGATGATGATATAATTGTTCTGAAGGATCTATCCAAGATCTATGGAGATGGGGTCCAGGTCCGCGCCCTGGACGGAATCAGCCTCAGGATCAAGGCGGGGGAGTTCGTGGCCATCGTCGGCCCGAGCGGCAGCGGCAAGAGCACTCTGCTCAATATGATCGGCCTGCTGGATACTCCCAGCCAAGGCCATATCACCCTCAAGGGGATCGATGTCAGCCGCGCCAGCCCGGATGAGAGGGCCCGCCTGCGAAACCAGGAGCTTGGATTTGTCTTTCAGTATCATCATCTGATCCCGGAGTTCACTGCCCTGGAGAATGTGATGATGCCCATGCTCATCGCCAATAAGAGCAAGGCCGAGGCTCACTTGCGAGCAGAGGAGCTTCTCGCCTCTGTAGGCCTGGGGGATAGGCTGCACAGCCGGCCCAATCAGCTATCCGGCGGCCAGAACCAGAGGGTGGCTGTGGCCAGGGCGCTGGCCAATGACCCCTCCATCGTCATAGGAGATGAGCTGACAGGAAACCTGGATACAAAATCCTCCCAGCTGATATACAATCTGCTTCGAGAGCTGAACCGGAAGATCAACCAGACATTCATCCTGGTGACCCATGACATGACTTTGGCGGAGAAGACCGACCGCATACTGAGGATAGTGGATGGCAAGATAGTCTGCGAGATGAAGCGGGCGGGGGAAGATTTCGTTACCACTGATTATTGCGAGCGGGCAGAGTAG
- a CDS encoding FtsX-like permease family protein codes for MDLNILDTPGSLPMTVALRHVLRRRRQTFLSLLAVGLAVSISIMFSSLINGQQQILTNLVEEKMPHVVVEPRENEEFIHLYKSLLDRIASQPGIRSAAASLTTPATLSRKDKSKNALLKGSDPLEIDRIYKIQGSLLQGDFINAQQEGFAAIGVKLAKSLQLRLGDQVQATFPRSHPLDLKVVAIFQTGTPLDERVAFVSLGTAHSFKGEGDVINAVDISLDDIRHSGSLASLISSWGYNARSWEEKNPEIMRAINIGGFWTGLSILLFMVVAFFGVASIMNLMVVEKTREIGMLMAMGARPKDIRNIFLAESSLLGFLGAAAGSVVGVVGVHYLGRVPFEVAAGGSVITTLPLILNPWDILLLDLLVIALSIVAALYPARRASRIDPVIALRGG; via the coding sequence ATGGATCTGAATATCCTTGATACTCCAGGCTCGCTTCCCATGACTGTAGCATTGCGGCATGTGCTCCGGAGGAGGCGGCAGACCTTCCTCTCCCTTCTGGCGGTGGGCCTGGCGGTGAGCATCTCAATCATGTTCTCCTCTCTGATCAACGGCCAGCAGCAGATACTCACCAACCTGGTGGAGGAGAAAATGCCCCATGTGGTGGTCGAGCCCAGGGAGAATGAGGAGTTCATCCATCTTTACAAGAGCCTTTTAGACCGGATCGCCTCCCAGCCGGGGATAAGGTCTGCTGCTGCCTCCCTCACCACCCCTGCCACCCTCTCCCGCAAGGATAAGAGCAAGAACGCCCTGTTGAAGGGGTCCGACCCCCTGGAAATAGACAGGATATACAAGATACAAGGATCGCTGCTCCAGGGGGATTTCATCAATGCTCAGCAGGAGGGATTTGCTGCGATCGGAGTTAAGCTGGCCAAATCCCTGCAGCTCAGGCTCGGAGACCAGGTCCAGGCCACATTTCCCCGCTCCCACCCCCTCGATCTGAAGGTGGTGGCGATCTTCCAGACCGGCACTCCTCTGGACGAGCGGGTGGCATTTGTCTCCTTGGGCACTGCCCACAGCTTCAAGGGGGAGGGAGATGTGATAAATGCTGTGGATATAAGCCTGGATGATATCCGCCACTCAGGGAGCCTGGCCAGCTTGATCAGCTCCTGGGGCTATAATGCCAGGAGCTGGGAGGAGAAGAACCCGGAGATCATGAGGGCGATAAACATCGGCGGCTTTTGGACTGGACTTTCTATACTGCTCTTCATGGTGGTGGCATTCTTCGGCGTGGCCAGCATCATGAACCTGATGGTGGTGGAGAAGACAAGAGAGATCGGCATGCTCATGGCTATGGGGGCAAGGCCAAAGGACATCCGCAACATCTTTCTGGCGGAGAGCAGCCTGCTGGGCTTTCTAGGCGCAGCTGCGGGATCGGTGGTGGGCGTGGTGGGCGTCCATTATCTGGGACGGGTCCCCTTCGAGGTCGCAGCCGGGGGGAGCGTGATCACCACTCTGCCCCTCATCCTGAACCCCTGGGATATCCTGCTTCTCGATCTTCTGGTGATAGCTCTGAGCATAGTGGCCGCCCTCTACCCAGCCAGGAGAGCCTCCAGAATCGATCCAGTGATCGCCCTGAGGGGAGGATAA
- a CDS encoding class I SAM-dependent methyltransferase produces MHMNMKAWDSDYTMRGRLWGGGVSGLPDLPAGSTVLELGCGDGKTLSAMPQGWRIAALDISLPALRLCARSKSDLILGEAERLPFKGESFAAIFAYHVAGHLLLPGRSSLAQEAERVLLPGGKLFFRDFGREDMRMGRGLEVEEATFLRGTGVVTHYFTVSEAKELFFPLTPLSIENRCWKMRARGVDLVRSQVEGIFFKGSYGPEPEPVLVSDPPPPGR; encoded by the coding sequence ATGCACATGAACATGAAGGCCTGGGATAGTGACTACACTATGCGGGGGCGGCTCTGGGGAGGGGGTGTCAGCGGTCTGCCCGATCTGCCCGCGGGGAGCACTGTCCTGGAGCTGGGCTGCGGGGATGGCAAGACCCTCTCTGCTATGCCTCAGGGCTGGAGGATCGCTGCCCTGGATATCTCTCTCCCTGCCCTGCGCCTCTGTGCCCGGTCGAAATCCGATCTGATCTTAGGCGAGGCGGAGAGGCTTCCATTTAAGGGGGAGAGCTTTGCGGCCATCTTCGCTTATCATGTGGCCGGCCATCTCCTCCTGCCCGGTCGCAGCTCTCTGGCCCAAGAGGCAGAGCGGGTCCTCCTTCCCGGCGGCAAGCTCTTCTTTCGGGATTTTGGGAGGGAGGATATGCGCATGGGCCGGGGCCTGGAGGTGGAGGAGGCCACATTTCTGCGCGGGACGGGCGTCGTCACCCATTACTTCACAGTATCTGAGGCCAAAGAGCTCTTCTTCCCGTTGACTCCCCTCTCAATCGAGAACCGCTGCTGGAAGATGCGAGCAAGAGGAGTCGATCTGGTTCGCTCCCAGGTGGAAGGGATCTTTTTCAAGGGCTCTTATGGGCCAGAGCCTGAGCCAGTCCTGGTATCTGATCCGCCCCCACCGGGACGGTGA